A genomic region of Xanthomonas campestris pv. phormiicola contains the following coding sequences:
- a CDS encoding S9 family peptidase, giving the protein MNRFVASIVLAAASIAAGSAQAAPSVADYQRSLGLREAWMTLTENVTWPAQWRDDGTFYYRKTVPGGFAFVLEDVAGQRKQPAFDALRLARGLSAAAGTEYPALRLPFERFSYAADAGRDNAAIVFQIDYAPWRCTLADYVCARAEAGPQPRPRGFGVVRDPAVAADNTPHRSPDGRWDALADGNDIVLRSVADGRVVRLSDDGRADDFYDPETLAWSPDSLRLAVYKVRPGFARRVTRVEAAPPGGGQPRVRTQLYPKPGDAVDIERPVLFDIAALSTATGARRIAIDDALFANPYQLSPIQWRKDGRSFVFDYVQRGFQRMRAIAVDAASGRARVAVGEDATTFVYADRSYRHDVDGLGQEILWISERDGWRHLYLFDGETGKVKTQITKGAWIVRDVLRVDDAQRRIWFSASGMDAGKDPYYRQLFAVDFDGRHLTRLTTADADHDVAIADDGRHYVDTYSRPDLPPVMELHAIDGTLLQVVERGDIGKLQAAGWRAPQTFVAKGRDGRTDIWGMVVRPRDYDPRKTYPVIENIYAGPHDSFVPKTFWPFGYHSGGDKQIGMQAQADLGFIVVMIDGMGTANRSKAFHDVAWKNLGDSGFPDRIAWHKALAAKDPSYDISRVGIYGASAGGQSTLGALERHPDFYKVGVAFAGCYDNRMDKISWNEQWMGWPVDASYAAASGVDNAARLRGELLLIVGEQDSNVDPASTAQVVDALIKAGKEFDLLNVPGGEHSVGRSTGPIDYVQRRQYDFFVRHLLGAPTPRWNAN; this is encoded by the coding sequence ATGAACAGATTCGTTGCATCGATCGTGCTGGCCGCGGCGTCCATCGCCGCCGGCAGCGCCCAGGCCGCACCGAGCGTCGCCGATTACCAGCGCTCGCTCGGCCTGCGCGAGGCGTGGATGACGCTGACCGAGAACGTGACCTGGCCGGCGCAATGGCGCGACGACGGCACGTTCTATTACCGCAAGACGGTACCCGGCGGCTTCGCCTTCGTGCTCGAGGACGTGGCCGGCCAGCGCAAGCAGCCGGCGTTCGATGCGCTGCGGCTGGCGCGCGGGCTCAGCGCCGCGGCCGGGACCGAGTACCCGGCGCTGCGGTTGCCGTTCGAGCGCTTCAGCTATGCGGCCGACGCCGGACGCGACAACGCCGCGATCGTGTTCCAGATCGACTACGCGCCGTGGCGCTGCACGCTCGCCGACTATGTCTGCGCGCGCGCCGAGGCCGGCCCGCAGCCGCGGCCGCGCGGCTTCGGCGTGGTCCGCGATCCGGCGGTGGCCGCCGACAATACGCCGCATCGCTCGCCGGACGGGCGCTGGGACGCGCTCGCCGACGGCAACGACATCGTGTTGCGCAGCGTCGCCGACGGCCGCGTGGTGCGCTTGAGCGACGACGGCCGCGCCGACGATTTCTACGATCCGGAAACGCTGGCCTGGTCGCCGGATTCGCTGCGGCTGGCGGTGTACAAGGTGCGCCCTGGTTTCGCGCGGCGGGTGACGCGGGTGGAGGCGGCGCCGCCCGGCGGCGGCCAGCCGCGCGTGCGCACCCAGCTGTACCCCAAGCCTGGCGATGCGGTGGATATCGAGCGGCCGGTGTTGTTCGACATCGCCGCGCTGTCCACGGCCACCGGCGCGCGCCGCATCGCCATCGACGACGCGCTGTTCGCCAATCCCTACCAGCTGTCGCCGATCCAGTGGCGCAAGGACGGCCGCAGCTTCGTGTTCGACTACGTGCAGCGCGGCTTCCAGCGCATGCGCGCGATCGCGGTGGACGCGGCCAGCGGCCGCGCGCGCGTGGCGGTGGGCGAGGACGCCACGACCTTCGTCTACGCCGACCGCAGCTACCGCCACGACGTGGACGGCCTCGGCCAGGAGATCCTGTGGATCTCCGAGCGCGACGGCTGGCGCCATCTCTATCTGTTCGATGGCGAAACCGGCAAGGTCAAGACGCAGATCACCAAGGGCGCGTGGATCGTGCGCGACGTGCTGCGCGTGGACGACGCGCAGCGCCGCATCTGGTTCTCCGCCAGCGGCATGGATGCGGGCAAGGACCCGTACTACCGGCAGCTGTTCGCGGTCGATTTCGACGGCCGCCACCTGACCCGGCTGACCACCGCCGACGCCGACCACGACGTGGCCATCGCCGACGACGGCCGCCACTACGTGGACACCTATTCGCGCCCGGACCTGCCGCCGGTGATGGAACTGCACGCCATCGACGGCACGCTGCTGCAGGTGGTGGAACGCGGCGACATCGGCAAGCTGCAGGCCGCCGGCTGGCGCGCGCCGCAGACCTTCGTGGCCAAGGGCCGCGACGGCCGCACCGACATCTGGGGCATGGTGGTGCGCCCGCGCGACTACGATCCGCGCAAGACATACCCGGTGATCGAGAACATCTACGCCGGCCCGCACGACAGCTTCGTGCCCAAGACCTTCTGGCCGTTCGGCTACCACTCCGGCGGCGACAAGCAGATCGGCATGCAGGCGCAGGCCGACCTGGGCTTCATCGTGGTGATGATCGACGGCATGGGCACCGCCAACCGTTCCAAGGCGTTCCACGACGTGGCCTGGAAGAACCTCGGCGATTCCGGGTTCCCCGACCGCATCGCCTGGCACAAGGCGCTGGCGGCCAAGGATCCGTCCTACGACATCAGCCGGGTCGGTATCTACGGCGCCTCGGCCGGCGGGCAGAGCACGCTTGGCGCGCTGGAACGGCATCCGGACTTCTACAAGGTGGGCGTGGCGTTCGCCGGCTGCTACGACAACCGCATGGACAAGATCAGCTGGAACGAGCAGTGGATGGGCTGGCCGGTGGACGCCAGCTACGCCGCCGCCTCCGGGGTGGACAACGCGGCCAGGCTGCGCGGTGAATTGCTGCTGATCGTCGGCGAGCAGGACAGCAACGTCGATCCAG
- a CDS encoding Xaa-Pro peptidase family protein translates to MSATAQIGGLSLAMARAQLAPWPAQAPPIQPQEYQQRLERARALLRAQGADALLIGAGASLRYFTGVPWGASERLVAMLLTAEGDPLLICPAFEEGSLDAVLRIPVRKRLWEEHEDPHALVAEALSELGAQALALDPGIAFAVHSGLSAVLDRVAIRDAAPIVDGCRMRKSAAELALMQQACDMTLQVQRLAAGLIHEGITTAELVRFIDQAHRALGADNGSTFCIVQFGHATAYPHGIPGVQALRPGELVLIDTGCTVHGYHSDITRTYIFGEPSEKQRRIWQLEHDAQAAAFAAVRAGVSCAAVDQAAREVLQAAGLGPDYRLPGLPHRTGHGCGMSIHEAPYLVRGNALALAPGMCCSNEPMIVVPGEFGVRLEDHFYVTEDGAQWFTPPSPAIDRPFA, encoded by the coding sequence ATGAGCGCCACCGCGCAGATCGGCGGGCTGAGCCTGGCCATGGCGCGTGCGCAGCTGGCGCCGTGGCCGGCGCAGGCGCCGCCGATCCAGCCGCAGGAATACCAGCAGCGGCTGGAGCGGGCGCGCGCGCTGCTGCGCGCGCAGGGCGCCGATGCGCTGCTGATCGGCGCCGGCGCCTCGCTGCGCTATTTCACCGGCGTGCCGTGGGGCGCCAGCGAGCGCCTGGTGGCGATGCTGCTGACCGCCGAGGGCGATCCGCTGCTGATCTGCCCGGCGTTCGAGGAAGGTTCGCTGGACGCGGTGCTGCGCATCCCGGTGCGCAAGCGGCTGTGGGAAGAGCACGAGGATCCGCATGCGCTGGTCGCCGAGGCGCTGAGCGAACTCGGCGCGCAGGCGCTGGCCCTGGATCCGGGCATCGCCTTCGCCGTGCACAGCGGCTTGAGCGCGGTGCTGGACCGGGTCGCGATCCGCGATGCGGCGCCGATCGTGGATGGCTGCCGCATGCGCAAGTCGGCGGCGGAACTGGCGTTGATGCAGCAGGCCTGCGACATGACCCTGCAGGTGCAGCGGCTGGCCGCCGGGCTGATCCACGAGGGTATCACCACCGCCGAACTGGTGCGCTTCATCGACCAGGCGCATCGCGCGCTCGGCGCCGACAACGGGTCCACCTTCTGCATCGTGCAGTTCGGCCACGCCACCGCGTACCCGCACGGCATCCCCGGGGTGCAGGCGCTGCGTCCGGGCGAGCTGGTGCTGATCGATACCGGCTGCACCGTGCACGGCTACCACTCCGACATCACCCGCACCTACATCTTCGGCGAGCCGAGCGAGAAGCAGCGGCGCATCTGGCAGCTGGAGCACGATGCGCAGGCGGCCGCGTTCGCCGCGGTGCGTGCGGGCGTGAGCTGCGCGGCGGTGGACCAGGCCGCGCGCGAGGTGCTGCAGGCGGCCGGGCTGGGACCGGACTACCGCTTGCCGGGATTGCCGCACCGCACCGGCCATGGCTGCGGCATGAGCATCCACGAGGCGCCGTACCTGGTGCGCGGCAACGCGCTGGCGCTGGCACCGGGCATGTGCTGCAGCAACGAGCCGATGATCGTGGTGCCGGGCGAGTTCGGCGTGCGCCTGGAGGACCATTTCTACGTCACCGAGGACGGCGCGCAGTGGTTCACGCCACCGTCGCCGGCGATCGACCGGCCGTTCGCCTGA
- a CDS encoding APC family permease, producing the protein MTTQGKFHKRLSLTDLTFIGLGSIFGSGWLFSASHVSAIAGPAGIVSWIAGGVAVLLLGMVYCELGAALPRAGGVVRYPEYSHGALLGWLMGFITLIAFSSLIAIEVEAARQYAAAWFPSLNQAGSTHPSVAGWLLQLALLVAFFLLNYFSVKTFATANNIVSVFKFLVPVLVIVLLMAHFNPQNLHVQGFAPSGAAGVEAAISAGGIIFAYLGLTPIVSVASEVRDPQRNIPIALILSVALSTVIYVLLQLAFLGSVPSAYLAQGWGGIDKAFALPYHDIALALGMGWLAALVICDAMISPSGTGNIYMNATPRVVYGWARSGGFLSVLTRVDAKSGIPRPALWLSLALSVFWTLPFPSWETLIQVVSAALVLSYAVAPVTVAALRRSAPQLPRPFLLRGFAVLGPLSFIVAALIVYWSTWSTLSWLLGLQVAMFALYVLYRLPSAAARAQLWRQVRGALWLIGFFVLVLLVSYLGTFGGTGQIAHPWDTLSVAVIAFGCYHWGARTGLRSDELALEEDDGE; encoded by the coding sequence ATGACCACACAAGGCAAGTTCCACAAGCGTCTGAGCCTGACCGACCTGACCTTCATCGGGCTCGGTTCGATCTTCGGCTCCGGTTGGCTGTTCTCGGCCAGCCATGTGTCGGCCATCGCCGGCCCGGCCGGCATCGTGTCGTGGATCGCCGGCGGCGTGGCGGTGCTGCTGCTGGGGATGGTGTATTGCGAACTGGGCGCGGCGCTGCCGCGTGCCGGCGGGGTGGTGCGCTATCCGGAGTACTCGCACGGCGCGCTGCTCGGCTGGCTGATGGGCTTCATCACCCTGATCGCGTTCTCCAGCCTGATCGCGATCGAGGTCGAGGCGGCGCGGCAGTACGCCGCGGCCTGGTTCCCGTCGCTGAACCAGGCCGGCAGCACCCATCCCAGCGTGGCCGGCTGGCTGCTGCAGCTGGCGCTGCTGGTGGCGTTCTTCCTGCTCAACTACTTCAGCGTCAAGACCTTCGCCACCGCCAACAACATCGTCAGCGTGTTCAAGTTCCTGGTGCCGGTGCTGGTGATCGTGCTGCTGATGGCCCACTTCAATCCGCAGAACCTGCACGTGCAGGGCTTCGCGCCATCCGGCGCGGCCGGCGTGGAGGCGGCGATCTCGGCCGGCGGCATCATCTTCGCCTACCTCGGCTTGACCCCGATCGTGTCGGTGGCCAGCGAGGTGCGCGATCCGCAGCGCAACATCCCGATCGCGCTGATCCTGTCGGTGGCGCTGTCCACGGTGATCTACGTGCTGCTGCAGCTGGCGTTCCTGGGCAGCGTGCCGTCGGCGTACCTGGCGCAGGGCTGGGGCGGCATCGACAAGGCGTTCGCGCTGCCGTACCACGACATCGCGCTGGCGCTGGGCATGGGCTGGCTGGCGGCGCTGGTGATCTGCGATGCGATGATCTCGCCCAGCGGCACCGGCAACATCTACATGAACGCCACGCCGCGCGTGGTCTACGGCTGGGCGCGCAGCGGCGGCTTCCTGTCGGTGCTGACCCGGGTCGACGCCAAGTCCGGCATCCCGCGCCCGGCGCTTTGGCTGAGCCTGGCGCTGTCGGTGTTCTGGACCCTGCCGTTCCCGTCGTGGGAAACGCTGATCCAGGTGGTGTCGGCGGCGCTGGTGCTGAGCTATGCGGTGGCGCCGGTGACCGTGGCCGCGCTGCGCCGCAGCGCGCCGCAGCTGCCGCGGCCGTTCCTGCTGCGCGGCTTCGCCGTGCTCGGGCCGCTGTCGTTCATCGTCGCCGCACTGATCGTCTACTGGTCCACCTGGAGCACCCTGTCGTGGCTGCTCGGCCTGCAGGTCGCGATGTTCGCGCTGTACGTGCTGTACAGGCTGCCCAGCGCGGCCGCACGCGCGCAGCTGTGGCGGCAGGTGCGCGGTGCGTTGTGGCTGATCGGGTTCTTCGTGCTGGTGTTGCTGGTCTCCTACCTGGGCACCTTCGGCGGCACCGGCCAGATCGCGCATCCCTGGGACACGCTGAGCGTGGCCGTGATCGCGTTCGGCTGCTACCACTGGGGCGCGCGCACCGGGCTGCGCAGCGACGAGCTGGCGCTGGAAGAGGACGACGGGGAATGA
- a CDS encoding DUF885 family protein has protein sequence MSLNRRLRAPLLLGILCALAGPGVATAAEPARPASAAASSDAGARFKALYLREWKWRQQQSAGADDEDSQGEAADHLPKVDPATQDQRTAYWQQALRELEAIDPAQLSAQDQVNYQVYRQQLQVLLDQQRFRAWEMPFNSDSAFWSDLGFTARITLHSREDYQRYLGQLADIPRYFDEQIANMRAGLARGFAQPKVTLDGRTESIAEVAQAQGEQNLFYTPFKQMPAAIPAAVQAQLRTQARAAIAQQVIPAYARLLRFMREEYQPKVRPALAAESMPDGAAYYRAQIREYTTLDMSPEQIHDVGLKEVARLRKEMDQAIADSGFKTPPGQQTFPAFLHYLRTDPKFYAKTPEELLKDAAWIAKRVDAKVGDYIGRLPRRRFAIEPVPAELAPFYTGGRGGPGIYLVNTYDLPSRPLYNLTALTLHESSPGHALQMPLAAEQDNLPDFRRYTFISAYGEGWAVYSEYLGQEMGMYDTAYDRFGYLTYQMWRACRLVIDTGIHHKGWTREQAQAYLRDNTALSEHEVTTEVDRYIAWPGQALSYYLGELKIIELRRKAEAALGEKFDIRAFHDAILETGSVPLPVLEQRIDRFIAEGGKSPWSQEAPKQ, from the coding sequence ATGAGCCTGAACCGCCGACTTCGTGCACCGCTGCTGCTGGGGATCCTTTGCGCGCTTGCAGGGCCGGGCGTCGCGACTGCCGCCGAACCCGCGCGACCTGCGTCCGCCGCGGCGAGCAGCGATGCCGGCGCACGCTTCAAGGCGCTGTACCTGCGCGAGTGGAAATGGCGCCAGCAGCAGTCCGCCGGCGCCGACGACGAAGACAGCCAGGGCGAGGCCGCGGACCATTTGCCGAAGGTGGATCCGGCCACGCAGGACCAGCGCACCGCGTACTGGCAGCAGGCGCTGCGCGAGCTGGAGGCGATCGACCCGGCGCAGCTGTCGGCGCAGGATCAGGTGAACTACCAGGTCTACCGGCAGCAGTTGCAGGTGCTGCTCGACCAGCAGCGTTTCCGCGCCTGGGAGATGCCGTTCAACAGCGACAGCGCGTTCTGGAGCGATCTTGGCTTCACCGCACGCATCACGCTGCACAGCCGCGAGGACTATCAACGTTATCTCGGCCAGCTGGCCGACATCCCGCGTTACTTCGATGAGCAGATCGCCAACATGCGCGCGGGCCTGGCACGCGGTTTCGCGCAGCCGAAGGTCACCCTGGACGGCCGCACCGAGTCGATCGCCGAGGTCGCGCAGGCGCAGGGCGAGCAGAACCTGTTCTACACGCCGTTCAAGCAGATGCCGGCGGCGATTCCCGCGGCGGTGCAGGCGCAGCTGCGCACGCAGGCGCGCGCGGCGATCGCGCAGCAGGTGATCCCGGCCTATGCCAGGCTGCTGCGCTTCATGCGCGAGGAGTACCAGCCGAAGGTACGCCCGGCGCTGGCCGCCGAATCGATGCCCGACGGCGCCGCCTACTACCGCGCGCAGATCCGCGAATACACCACGCTGGACATGAGTCCGGAGCAGATCCACGATGTCGGATTGAAGGAAGTGGCGCGGCTGCGCAAGGAGATGGACCAGGCGATTGCCGACAGCGGTTTCAAGACCCCGCCTGGGCAGCAGACGTTCCCCGCGTTCCTGCACTATCTGCGCACCGATCCGAAGTTCTATGCCAAGACCCCCGAGGAACTGCTCAAGGACGCGGCCTGGATCGCCAAGCGGGTGGACGCCAAGGTCGGCGACTACATCGGCAGGCTGCCGCGGCGGCGTTTCGCGATCGAACCGGTGCCGGCGGAGCTGGCGCCGTTCTACACCGGCGGCCGCGGCGGCCCGGGCATCTACCTGGTCAACACCTACGACCTGCCGTCGCGGCCGTTGTACAACCTGACCGCGCTGACTTTGCACGAATCCTCTCCGGGCCATGCACTGCAGATGCCGCTGGCGGCCGAACAGGACAACCTGCCGGACTTCCGCCGCTACACCTTCATTTCTGCGTACGGCGAGGGTTGGGCGGTGTACTCGGAATACCTGGGGCAGGAGATGGGCATGTACGACACCGCGTACGACCGCTTCGGCTACCTGACCTACCAGATGTGGCGCGCGTGCCGGCTGGTGATCGACACCGGCATCCACCACAAGGGCTGGACCCGCGAACAGGCGCAGGCCTACCTGCGCGACAATACCGCGCTGAGCGAGCACGAGGTCACCACCGAGGTCGACCGCTACATCGCCTGGCCGGGGCAGGCGCTGTCCTACTACCTGGGCGAACTGAAGATCATCGAGCTGCGGCGCAAGGCCGAAGCCGCGCTCGGCGAGAAGTTCGACATCCGCGCCTTCCACGACGCGATCCTGGAAACCGGCTCGGTGCCGCTGCCGGTGCTGGAGCAGCGCATCGACCGTTTCATCGCCGAGGGCGGGAAATCGCCGTGGTCGCAGGAGGCGCCAAAACAGTAG
- a CDS encoding DUF885 family protein, with product MRFARLFVPGALAAALLAACQPATTPASPQPAAAAAAPAQTPQQAFAALLDAQWQYQLEHHPEFASIIGDTRYNDRWSDYSPAALQDERQATADFLKRFEAVDGKALSAQDQLSLQMMLRQLRDRLEAIELKNDEMPLEPVGGIQLALPGYAQAFPFASVKDYEDYIKRLQAIPTLLDQIVALSRAGARDGLVQPKYLLERIPAQLREIAAPAGADSPFALPLKNFPDAVPAAERARLRAAMLAAIDQQVRPAYAKLADFVADEYAPQGRAQEGLWSLPDGERRYRYAIHTQTTTDKSPEQIHQIGLAEVARIEGEMRAIAKRLGYADLTALRKAVARDRKFFASSREQILQRYRDDIAQMQPQLPRLFGTLPKTPLEVRSMAEFRSTAPGAEYWQSDAQGSKPALVMVNTSDYAQRTLVNIEATAYHEGVPGHHLQISLAQGLPLPPFRQQSGYNAYVEGWALYAERLGKDVGFYQDPYSDYGRLAGELLRANRLVLDTGVHYKRWTRQQMVDFFHAHPSDDEPSIQAETDRYIVWPGQALGYKLGELDILALREKARRELGARFDIRAFHDQVLGGGAMPLDLLDARIDAWIAQAKAAPSATPEKPQ from the coding sequence ATGAGATTCGCCCGCCTGTTCGTTCCCGGCGCGCTGGCCGCGGCATTGCTGGCCGCCTGCCAGCCGGCCACGACGCCCGCCTCGCCGCAGCCGGCGGCCGCTGCGGCCGCACCGGCGCAAACGCCGCAGCAGGCCTTCGCCGCCTTGCTCGACGCGCAGTGGCAGTACCAGCTCGAACACCATCCGGAGTTCGCCAGCATCATCGGCGACACCCGCTACAACGACCGCTGGAGCGATTACTCGCCGGCGGCGTTGCAGGACGAACGACAGGCCACCGCGGATTTCCTGAAGCGTTTCGAGGCGGTCGACGGCAAGGCGCTGTCGGCGCAGGACCAGCTGAGCCTGCAGATGATGCTGCGCCAGTTGCGCGACCGGCTGGAAGCGATCGAGCTGAAGAACGACGAGATGCCGCTGGAGCCGGTCGGCGGCATCCAGCTGGCGTTGCCCGGTTATGCGCAGGCGTTCCCGTTCGCCAGCGTCAAGGACTACGAGGACTACATCAAGCGCCTGCAGGCGATTCCGACGCTGCTCGACCAGATCGTGGCGCTGTCGCGCGCCGGCGCCAGGGACGGACTGGTGCAGCCGAAATACCTGCTCGAGCGGATTCCGGCGCAGCTGCGCGAGATCGCCGCGCCGGCCGGCGCCGACAGCCCGTTCGCGTTGCCGCTGAAGAATTTCCCCGATGCGGTGCCGGCGGCCGAGCGCGCGCGCCTGCGCGCGGCGATGCTCGCGGCGATCGACCAGCAGGTACGTCCGGCCTACGCCAAGCTGGCCGATTTCGTCGCCGACGAATACGCGCCGCAGGGCCGTGCGCAGGAAGGATTGTGGTCGCTGCCCGACGGCGAGCGCCGCTACCGCTACGCGATCCATACCCAGACCACCACCGACAAATCGCCCGAGCAGATCCACCAGATCGGCCTGGCCGAAGTGGCGCGCATCGAAGGCGAGATGCGCGCCATCGCCAAGCGACTCGGCTATGCCGACCTGACCGCGCTGCGCAAGGCGGTGGCGCGCGACCGCAAGTTCTTCGCCAGCTCGCGCGAGCAGATCCTGCAGCGCTACCGCGACGACATCGCGCAGATGCAGCCGCAGCTGCCCAGGCTGTTCGGCACCTTGCCGAAGACGCCGCTGGAAGTGCGGTCGATGGCCGAGTTCCGCAGCACCGCGCCGGGCGCCGAGTACTGGCAGAGCGACGCGCAAGGCAGCAAGCCGGCGCTGGTGATGGTCAACACCAGCGACTACGCGCAGCGCACCCTGGTCAACATCGAGGCCACCGCGTATCACGAGGGCGTGCCCGGCCATCACCTGCAGATCTCGCTCGCGCAGGGCCTGCCGCTGCCGCCGTTCCGCCAGCAGTCCGGCTACAACGCCTACGTCGAAGGCTGGGCGCTGTACGCCGAGCGCCTGGGCAAGGACGTGGGCTTCTACCAGGATCCGTACAGCGACTACGGCCGCCTGGCCGGCGAACTGCTGCGCGCCAACCGCCTAGTGCTGGACACCGGCGTGCACTACAAGCGCTGGACCCGGCAGCAGATGGTCGATTTCTTCCACGCCCATCCGTCCGACGACGAGCCCAGCATCCAGGCCGAGACCGACCGCTACATCGTGTGGCCGGGCCAGGCGCTGGGCTACAAGCTCGGCGAACTGGACATCCTGGCGCTGCGCGAGAAGGCCAGGCGCGAACTCGGCGCACGCTTCGACATTCGCGCCTTCCACGACCAAGTCCTCGGCGGCGGCGCGATGCCGCTGGACCTGCTCGATGCCCGCATCGACGCCTGGATCGCGCAGGCCAAGGCCGCCCCATCCGCCACTCCGGAGAAACCGCAATGA